One Trichosurus vulpecula isolate mTriVul1 chromosome 7, mTriVul1.pri, whole genome shotgun sequence genomic region harbors:
- the LOC118855709 gene encoding trace amine-associated receptor 2, giving the protein MEQVAFDCSEFGNGSCPENDRPLGIRTAMYLFMSGAIFITIFGNLAMIISISYFKQLHSPTNFLILSMAITDFLLGFSIMPYSMIRSVENCWYFGILFCKIHYSFDLMLSITSIFHLCSVAIDRFYAICYPLHYSTKITISVVKRLLFLCWSIPGAFAFGVVFSEAYADGIEGYDVLVACSSSCPVMFNKLWGTTLFMAGFFTPSSVMVGIYGKIFAVSKKHARAVNAIPENQSSQMKKEKKAAKTLGIVMGVFLLCWFPCFFTILLDPYLNFSTPAVLFDALTWFGYFNSTCNPLIYGFFYPWFRKALKYILLGKIFNSHFHNTNLFSQKESE; this is encoded by the coding sequence GTAGCCTTTGACTGCTCGGAATTTGGAAATGGATCATGCCCAGAGAATGACAGGCCATTAGGTATTCGAACTGCAATGTATCTATTTATGTCTGGGGCTATCTTCATCACTATTTTTGGAAACCTTGCcatgattatttccatttcctaCTTCAAACAGCTTCATTCTCCAACAAACTTTCTCATCCTTTCCATGGCAATCACTGACTTTCTCCTGGGATTCAGCATTATGCCCTACAGCATGATCCGGTCTGTGGAAAACTGCTGGTATTTTGGAATCCTTTTCTGCAAGATCCATTACAGCTTTGATTTGATGCTAAGCATAACATCGATTTTCCATCTTTGCTCTGTAGCCATAGACAGGTTTTATGCCATATGCTACCCTTTGCATTATTCTACCAAAATAACCATTTCAGTAGTAAAGAGGTTGCTGTTTCTTTGTTGGTCAATACCAGGAGCATTTGCTTTTGGGGTGGTTTTCTCTGAGGCATATGCTGATGGAATAGAAGGCTATGATGTTCTGGTTGCATGTTCCAGTTCTTGCCCAGTAATGTTCAATAAGCTATGGGGCACCACTTTGTTTATGGCAGGCTTCTTCACCCCAAGCTCTGTGATGGTAGGAATTTATGGCAAAATTTTTGCAGTATCCAAAAAACATGCTCGTGCAGTCAACGCCATTCCTGAAAATCAAAGTAGCCaaatgaagaaggagaagaaggcagCCAAAACCTTGGGAATAGTGATGGGCGTCTTCTTGTTATGCTGGTTTCCTTGCTTCTTCACAATTTTACTTGATCCATATTTGAACTTTTCTACTCCTGCAGTATTGTTTGATGCTTTGACTTGGTTTGGCTATTTCAACTCCACATGCAATCCTTTAATATATGGTTTCTTCTACCCTTGGTTTCGCAAAGCACTGAAGTATATTCTCCTTGGTAAAATCTTCAACTCACATTTTCATAACACTAATTTGTTTTCTCAGAAAGAATCtgaatag